The stretch of DNA TATCAAAATAATTAAAATTAATTCCCTTAATATTATTCAAAATTTTACTTACTGAAACAAGACCCGAACTTTTTCTTCTACCTAAATCAATTTGAGTAATATCTCCAGTTACAACCGCTTTAGACTCAAAACCTATTCTTGTTAAAAACATCTTCATTTGCTCATTAGTCGCATTTTGAGCTTCGTCAAGAATTATAAAGGCATCATCCAGTGTTCTTCCTCTCATATATGCTAAAGGAGCAACCTCAATAATACCTTTTTCTTTTAATCTAAGAAAATTATCATAACCCAATATATTATATAATGAATCATACAATGGTCTCAAATATGGATCAATTTTCTCTTGTAAATCTCCAGGTAGAAATCCCAAATTTTCTCCGGCTTCGACGGCAGGTCTTGTCAATATTATTTTTGATACTGAATTGTTTTTTAAAGCCTTAGCCGCCATTGCAATAGCTAAAAAAGTTTTTCCTGTACCTGCAGGTCCAATACCAAAAGTAATTATATTATCTTCTATTGCAGAGATATATTTTCTTTGTCCTAAAGTTTTTGGCTTTATAGGTTTAAGTTTTGCATTTAAACAAATAACATAATCCAACCAATCATTTAATATCTCTTTATTTTCAGATTTTACTTTTTCAACTATATAAGAAAGTTTTTGTTTATCTAAATTTTCTGATGATTTATCTTTAACTAAAAATTCAATAGCTTTAGAACACAATAAAACCATTTTTTCATCTCCTGTAATAGATAAACCTCGCTCATTATTTTTTATAGATACATCAAATTTTTTAGAAATAAAATCTATATTAGAATCTAAATTTCCAAATAAATCCCGAATATCATCAATATCTAAAATCAAATTTTCAGTAACTTTATTCATTCTTTCTCCAATTATTTTCTTAACTCACTTCTGTTATTATCTAAAACAGTAATTAAATCTCTCAATTTTTCTTGAGTTTTAGATAAAACATCATCGACATAAGTATTAGTTTGCATTTTTATAGTCTTTGCATTTTGTTCAGCTTTCAATATAATTTCATTAGCTTTGCTTTCAGCTGCAACGACAACATCATTTTCATTAATCATTTTTTCATATCTTGATTCAGCATCAGCTTTGATTTGAGAAGCTTCTTTATTGGCTTGTTCTAAAATTTGATTTGCATCTTTAGTAGCATCATTTAAAATTCTATCTTTTTCTTCATGAATCCATTCTGCTTGTTTAATCTCTTCTGGAATATTTTCTCTCATTTCTTTTAATATGAAAAATAAAGCTTCAGAATCTACCATAACTTTTTTTGAAAAAGGTAAACTTGAACTTTCTTCCACTAGGTCTTCAATACGATCAATTAATTCTAAAATTTCCATTACTCATTCCTCCTAAATTTTTCACTTAATATATCTAAAACAATTTTATCCACATATAAATTAATATTGCCACCATTAAAA from Parvimonas micra encodes:
- a CDS encoding PhoH family protein — translated: MNKVTENLILDIDDIRDLFGNLDSNIDFISKKFDVSIKNNERGLSITGDEKMVLLCSKAIEFLVKDKSSENLDKQKLSYIVEKVKSENKEILNDWLDYVICLNAKLKPIKPKTLGQRKYISAIEDNIITFGIGPAGTGKTFLAIAMAAKALKNNSVSKIILTRPAVEAGENLGFLPGDLQEKIDPYLRPLYDSLYNILGYDNFLRLKEKGIIEVAPLAYMRGRTLDDAFIILDEAQNATNEQMKMFLTRIGFESKAVVTGDITQIDLGRRKSSGLVSVSKILNNIKGINFNYFDSSDVVRHSIVMKIIDAYTKYEDSLVVKK